Genomic DNA from Candidatus Zixiibacteriota bacterium:
TTTCGTGTAGTAGAGCAGTTCCTGGCGGACGGCCATCCAGTTTTTCGGCGTGCCGTAACCGCGCTGATTGCGCATGGTGATGAATGAACGCGATTCAAACGGCGTCTCGGCCATCATGGCCATAAACTGCGGGAGCGGTTGGAAGTGGCGCTTTTGGTCAGCTCCCAGCCAGACGTAGAGAGCGCTGTTTTCTGCCAATAGGTCATAGGTGATATCGATCCACTATCGGCACCAGGCGACATAATCCTCCACCGGTCTCTGTTCGAAAGCGATCATGTTGTAGGGCGGATCATGCACCGCGAGAGTCGGGCGCGCCTGATCGATAATGAGCGATCTCACGAACCCCATATCGGCGGCATCGCCGCAAGCGACTACATGGCCGCGGAGCGGATCGCGCCAGATATCGCCTATGCTTAGGCGACAGGATGGCAGCCTTTGACAACGAACAGACTGATCAGACTGATCCCCAACATGAACACCAACTTTCGGCACGACGACAAAGAAAGACGGCAGGTCAAGGGATCAACAAAAAGGTGACACACAAGAAAAGGCCCCGCTGTGGCAGGGCCTATCTTGGCTTAAACTAAACGTAGCTACTAATTGCCGCCGAACATAATCTTAATGCCCGCGCGAATCGGGACGTAGCTGGTGCTCTCACCTTCAGTCATGATGATCATGTACTTACCGTCGAACCAGAGTCCGGTCTTCGGGCTGAGCATGTACTGGAACCCGGCACCGAATCCAAGAGTGAGATCAGTGGCACTAACATCGCTCATGTCGATAACCGTCGTTTCGCCAGCCTCGGTAACCGTTGCGTCATCGAAAGAGAGGTTGGTCATCCCGGCCGTGGCTACCAGATAGGGTACAAATGGTTTCGCTTCCTGGCCAGTACTAAACATGTACTTCACATCAGCTAGAAACTCCAGAGCGGTAAGGCCAAGCCCGTCGACAGTAGCAGTCGGGTCGACAGGACCAAAGTTGGCTTCGACCCATTCGATAAACTTGTCATCGTCAAACGAGAACGAGCTGTACCCAATCGTAGCACCCACCTCTACCGCGGGGCTAACTTCGAACGCGAACCGCCCGGTTCCGCCGAAACCCATCTTCCAAAAGTCGCTAAAAGTCGAAGGGCTCATCGGCAATCCGAGTCCGCCGCCAAGATAAACAGCGGGTTTTGTTTCACCAGCGAACACTGTGCCACTCATGGCAATTACGATTATGCCACATGTAGCGAGGAACAGTACTTTCTTCATAGAACCTCCTTGTAAAGTTTAGTAACCGGTTACTTGTCCAACCAATCGCCGCTATTCGGCCATTGCCTTCTTTGCTTGAGTCCCTTGACTCGGCCAAATCCGGCAGCAAAGAAGCCTCCATCAGACGGCTTTGTAAACAAAAAAATCCAATCCCATCAAAGTGACTCAGGTTTCCGGTTTGCCCCGAGCGGAGATCAGATAGATTGAAGCCAATTCGACAGATATGTCTAATTCACCGCCCGTGCCCGGCTGGATCGGTGATTACGCCGTTAACCGCCGATGCCGACGCGGTCGCCGGCGAACAGATGAACAACTCGGAACCGTCGCGCAAGCGGGGTCCGAACCAAAACGTGGTCAGCCCGCGTTCCCCTGTTGCCGGCAACGGGAATCCGCTCAAGCTGCCGGGATGTTGCACGATTGCCCCCGCCTCGATATACACGCGAATCAACCCTTTCTTGAGCGCCTCGAGATAAACAGAGCGCGAACCAGGAACAACCGTCAGGCGACAACCGTCGTGCACTTCGTGGCCCCTGATAATATCAGCAGCCACTCGAAGATCCTCGAACCGTCCCGCCATGCATCCGCCCACGAACACCATGTGAACCGGCAGGTCACGCATCTCCGCCACGGCGCGGGACTCGATCGGTTTGTCAACTGGAGCCGCCTGAGGCACAAGATGGTCGATATTGATCTGGTACAGTTGACGGTATTCGGCGTCCTTGTCCGGTACGAGCGGCTGATATCGAGTCATCGTGCGTCCGGTGAGATATCGCCGCGTGGTGGCGTCATACGCGCACAGCGCACCAACCGCACCGGTGTAGGTGCTCAGCGCGGCCAGAGTGTAGCGCTCGCCCATGGTCATCTGAGAAACTGCCGCCCCAGTGTATTCGATCACTCGTCCGGCCAGCTCTTCCGACGCGAGCTGCCTGATTACCGACAGGGCGATATCAATAGCCGAGACTCCACGGCCGCGTCTGCCGCTGATGACCACGCGGACCGTCTCCGGTACGATGAGGCGGTACTTGCCGCCGGCCCACACCGCGGCCAGATCATGCGGATTGACAGCTATCGCCAGTCCGGCCATGGCGCCGAATCCGATGGTCTGGCCACCAACACCGAGCGTCATACTTCCCGGCACGAGATGTCCCTTTTCCAGCGCCACCTGGGGGCAGTTCCCCTCCTCGACATCGTGGAACGCCCTGATCCCCTGGCGGCGCGCGAATTCGCGCACCAGGCGGTGCGCCTCGACTACCGTGCCGCCGATCTCATCATGGCTGTGACCGGGCATGAGGACTACCCGCGACGGATTCCAGACCCGTTCCTCGTTCTTGAGGAACTCCTTGATCACCCCGGCGGCGCCGTCGGGAGCGATAGTGAGGTCCGGCTCGACCTCTATCGACTGTCCAGGATCGACGCGGTCGGTCGCAGCAGCCCGGGCCAGTATCTTTTGTACCGCGGTCCTCTTACCGTAGAGGGAATTGGCATGCGCCGGAAGGGCCAGGCCAGGGAAAGCGAATTCCAGTTGTTCCAGCTTGAGAAACGCCGGCTTTTCCCTGAAACCGTAGCGACGGCGCCAGTTGTAAAACGCCGCCTTGGAGATTCCGAGTTCGAGGCCGGCTTTCTCGTCGTCTCCGTACCGCTCCCACAGATTGCGAATATCCTGTTCGGAGAACTTGGGCAGCGAGTACTTGGGGACGTTTTTCTTGCGCCGCCAGTAGGCAACCAGATATGCCGGAACGCCGCCGAGACGCTCGCCTATCTTTTCGTCAGTCTTGTAAAGCCTCTGAAGCCGGAGCAGTTCCGATTTGGTTGGAATCTTGCCCCTTTTCATTGGCGGCGCAGCTCCTGTCGCAGGACTTCGTAGACAGGTTCCAGCGGGATCGACACCACTGCGGTCTGCCCGATAACCGGCATGAAATTGGTGTCACCGTTCCAGCGCGGCACGACATGCATGTGCACATGCCCGGGAATGCCCGCGCCCGAAAGGCGACCGAGGTTCATGCCGACATTCAGGGCGTGGGGCTTGAGACGCTTCTTGATCGCGACTACAGTCATGCGGATAAGGTCGAAGAACTCGGCCGCCTCGTCCGCCTTGAGACTTTCCAACTGGCTGACATGGCGATTGGGGACAATCAGGGTGTGACCGGTATTGTACGGGAACTTGTTGAGGATGATGAAGTTCTTCTCGCCGCGATAGAGAATCAGATTCTCGACCGAATCCTCCATGCGGAACCGGTTGCACAAGATGCACCCTTTCTCCTTTTTGCCCAGGATAAACGCGGCTCGCCATGGAGCCCACATCGTATTGCCGGCCATATATGTCAATATACGGTGCCGTGGAACGGCGCAACAGCGAAATTGAAAAGCCCTTCTTGCTATCTGATTGACCGATAGCGGCTTGGTGGGCGGTCGGCCTATGCGTGTTTGCCTCGGGAGGGTGCGAAGATGGGCCGAAGCATATTTCTTTGTGTCGCGGGCACTTAGGGGGAGATGTTTGCGTGCGACAGGAGACAGGCCGAGATCCTTGGGACCACCCACCGGGGCGGGATCCAGGCACGCCTTTATCTTAGGCGACCCATCATTTTGCCGGGTTACCTCGTGCGTAGTGGACGTCCTCGTCCACCACGACGCGCCGATGCCCCAGGGGTTGGCCCTGCGGTGAGTTTAGCAGCTTCGGTGGGCCACCGAGACGGCCCTACAGACCGAATGATGCGCGTATCAGAGCCGGAGGAATAGACCCGAATGACAGCAGCTTATCGTAGAAGGCTTGTTCATCGAAAGCATCACCATCGCGCTGCATGACCTCGTCGCGGAGCCTCTCGATCTCGATCTTGCCCACCAGATACGACATCCACACGCTCGGCGTCAGCGTATACTTGCGCACCATTTTCCGATGATACTCTTTATCGGACTCGCTTTCGGCGTCGAGCGTACTGATCATCCAGTCCGCGCACTGCTCATAAGTAAACTGCCCGGTGTGGAGTTTGACATCGGCGATAATCCGTGCCGCGCGGTACCTGATACCGCCGAGAATAGCCAGCCACATGGCCGGGTCTTCCTCACCGTAAAGGCCGGCGTGGTACATTAGTTCCTCGCAGTACAGCGCCCAACCCTCGACCATGAGCATGTTAGACTGCCAGCGCCGGATCAGCGACGCATTTCTCCCGGCGAGCTGCATCTGCAAATGGTGCCCGGGATAAGCCTCGTGCACGACCGAGCCTTTGAAACCGCGACGGTGGACATAGCGATAGAACGCCGCGCGCTGGCTGGGATCCAAAGTGTCCGGCAGCGGCCTTACGTAGAAAATCGCGCGCTGATTCCGTTCGAACGGCCCAGCCGGATGATATGCAATGCCCGCCACCATAGATCTGAGAAACTGGGGTGTCTCCACCACCTCAACCGGCGCGATATCTTCAGGCACCGACACAACGGAATTATCGCCCAGAAACCTCCGCACTCGGTCGATTTCCCAACGGTAGTAGTCCAGAACGTCCTTACGTCTAAAACTGGCTGGTACGAATACTGAATCGCGGCCGGTCTGGTGGTTTTCGTCGACATACTGCCGATACAGCCGATACTCCTCCTGCGCCGCGGCCAGCAGCGCCTCACCCATTCGCAGCAGCGAATCGGAATCATAGTTCAAAAAGCTGCCGTGGCTAAGCATGTAATCGAAGTTCACTTTGCCGATAGCAAACGAGGTGGCCGGCCCCGGCGTTAAACCGTCGAGAAAAGCCGCGAAATCATTCATCGCCTCGCGCGCCTGGGTTGAGACGCGGAGAATCTCGTCTGCCCGCTCAGGAAACTGTCTCATGAGCTCCGCCGCTACCTCCTGGTAAAAGGCGTTGGCGGACTCCAACGATTCATCGGCGAGGTCGAGATACACGTCGGGCGGGCCCTTGAGATTGCTACGCGCCGCCTGAAACAGCTCCGGCACCGCTTTCATGCGCGCCAGGATCGACAACAGCTTTTCCGACAGCGGAGCATGTTGCGACAGAAGCAGGAAGTAAACTCCGTTGACCGCCTCATCGATATACAACTGCGGCGATTTCTCATGCCACTTGATCTCTTTGATATCGAGCAGGGTCATCTCGACATTGGAGCGGATCAGCTTAAAATCGATCGCGTCTTCCGGGGAGAACGAATAATTGCGGTATTGATGGAGTTTTTCTACGAAACCGGTGAGCCGTCCGCGCATCTGTCTTACCGAGCCGGGGGAGTAGTCGGCCAAACGATGATCGTAATCATGGATGCCCATCTCGGTGGCGTGGACGGGGTAAAACAACTGCAGGGCGGCGAGTATCTCCCCCGTGAGCTTGTCAAACGATTCCTCGTTCCGGGCGGCGCTAAGATCTGGGGCAGCCAGTAAAGTCAGGGAGAGCAGAATTAACAGGGCGGTTGTCCAGCGGATCATCAAACCTCCAAAGTTGAGCAAACCAATGTACCCGCCGACTGCCGGCGAGCGCAACCAAAGATTCAACGGGAAAACAGGGCCACGAGTTCGATATGGCGCGTGTGGGGAAACATATCGACCGGCTGGACCTCGGACATGCGGTAGCCCCGGTCACAGAGCGCCTGGGCGTCGCGGGCAAAAGTCGCCGGGTTGCAGGAATAGTAGAGCAGCCGGGCCGGAGCCAGGGCGAGTATTCGCTTGAGTGCCTTGGGATGCAGCCCCGCCCGGGGCGGATCAATTATAAAAGCGTCAAAGTCGCGCAAGTGCTCCGGCCCCCCACGCAGGTATTCGGCGACATTGGCCTGCAGGAAAGTCACATTGACGATGCCATTCACCGAGGCGTTTTCGCGGGCGATGGTCACCGCGTCGGGAACAATCTCGACTCCGACCACCTCGGATACTCGCGGCGCCAGCAGATGTCCGATCGTACCGGTACCGCAGTACAGATCGAGCAATCGGTCACTGGGCAATGGTTTCAGCAGTTCGAATCCGGCCTGATAGAGCAGCTCGGCCTGTTCGGTGTTCGTCTGGAAGAACGAATTGGCTCTGATCCGAAAAGTCAGACCGAGGATTTTTTCTTCGATATAGCCCGGTCCGAACAAAACAGATTCGGTTTCGGCCGTAGCGATATTCGATTTGGAGCCGTTCTGGCCATGGATAATAGTCGTCATTCGTGGGAACGACTCAAGCAGCTCAGAGACCAAGCGCTCCGCAAGAGAAAACGGGCCCCGATTGGTGACGATGTTGACCATGGTTTGGCCGGTACGGAGGCCGCGCCGGACAATCAAAAAGCGCATATAGCCGGTGTGGCGGGTGACATCGTACACCGGCACCTGCTCGCGCTTGACGAAATCGCGCACGGACCCGACAATGCGATTGGCCATATCATCCTGGAGGTGACAGGCGTGCAAATCAAAGATATCGTCGAATCGTCCCCGTCGATGCAGCCCGAGGTGAAAACCGCCCTCCTCCAGCGCATGAAACGAGAACTCCATCTTGTTGCGGTATTCGAAGACATTGCTGCAAGGGAGTACGTCGCGAACAGCGGCCTCGCGCAAACCC
This window encodes:
- a CDS encoding outer membrane beta-barrel protein, translating into MKKVLFLATCGIIVIAMSGTVFAGETKPAVYLGGGLGLPMSPSTFSDFWKMGFGGTGRFAFEVSPAVEVGATIGYSSFSFDDDKFIEWVEANFGPVDPTATVDGLGLTALEFLADVKYMFSTGQEAKPFVPYLVATAGMTNLSFDDATVTEAGETTVIDMSDVSATDLTLGFGAGFQYMLSPKTGLWFDGKYMIIMTEGESTSYVPIRAGIKIMFGGN
- a CDS encoding aconitase family protein; the protein is MKRGKIPTKSELLRLQRLYKTDEKIGERLGGVPAYLVAYWRRKKNVPKYSLPKFSEQDIRNLWERYGDDEKAGLELGISKAAFYNWRRRYGFREKPAFLKLEQLEFAFPGLALPAHANSLYGKRTAVQKILARAAATDRVDPGQSIEVEPDLTIAPDGAAGVIKEFLKNEERVWNPSRVVLMPGHSHDEIGGTVVEAHRLVREFARRQGIRAFHDVEEGNCPQVALEKGHLVPGSMTLGVGGQTIGFGAMAGLAIAVNPHDLAAVWAGGKYRLIVPETVRVVISGRRGRGVSAIDIALSVIRQLASEELAGRVIEYTGAAVSQMTMGERYTLAALSTYTGAVGALCAYDATTRRYLTGRTMTRYQPLVPDKDAEYRQLYQINIDHLVPQAAPVDKPIESRAVAEMRDLPVHMVFVGGCMAGRFEDLRVAADIIRGHEVHDGCRLTVVPGSRSVYLEALKKGLIRVYIEAGAIVQHPGSLSGFPLPATGERGLTTFWFGPRLRDGSELFICSPATASASAVNGVITDPAGHGR
- a CDS encoding HIT domain-containing protein, translating into MWAPWRAAFILGKKEKGCILCNRFRMEDSVENLILYRGEKNFIILNKFPYNTGHTLIVPNRHVSQLESLKADEAAEFFDLIRMTVVAIKKRLKPHALNVGMNLGRLSGAGIPGHVHMHVVPRWNGDTNFMPVIGQTAVVSIPLEPVYEVLRQELRRQ
- a CDS encoding DUF885 domain-containing protein, with protein sequence MIRWTTALLILLSLTLLAAPDLSAARNEESFDKLTGEILAALQLFYPVHATEMGIHDYDHRLADYSPGSVRQMRGRLTGFVEKLHQYRNYSFSPEDAIDFKLIRSNVEMTLLDIKEIKWHEKSPQLYIDEAVNGVYFLLLSQHAPLSEKLLSILARMKAVPELFQAARSNLKGPPDVYLDLADESLESANAFYQEVAAELMRQFPERADEILRVSTQAREAMNDFAAFLDGLTPGPATSFAIGKVNFDYMLSHGSFLNYDSDSLLRMGEALLAAAQEEYRLYRQYVDENHQTGRDSVFVPASFRRKDVLDYYRWEIDRVRRFLGDNSVVSVPEDIAPVEVVETPQFLRSMVAGIAYHPAGPFERNQRAIFYVRPLPDTLDPSQRAAFYRYVHRRGFKGSVVHEAYPGHHLQMQLAGRNASLIRRWQSNMLMVEGWALYCEELMYHAGLYGEEDPAMWLAILGGIRYRAARIIADVKLHTGQFTYEQCADWMISTLDAESESDKEYHRKMVRKYTLTPSVWMSYLVGKIEIERLRDEVMQRDGDAFDEQAFYDKLLSFGSIPPALIRASFGL
- the rlmD gene encoding 23S rRNA (uracil(1939)-C(5))-methyltransferase RlmD: MNLDRPLHQLTIEDLAFDGKAVAHLDGKVVFLDSGLPGETVLAEITRSHPRYSQGLVREITSRSPQRIQARCLHFGTCGGCSWQDLAYSEQLAFKKRHVVECLARIGGLREAAVRDVLPCSNVFEYRNKMEFSFHALEEGGFHLGLHRRGRFDDIFDLHACHLQDDMANRIVGSVRDFVKREQVPVYDVTRHTGYMRFLIVRRGLRTGQTMVNIVTNRGPFSLAERLVSELLESFPRMTTIIHGQNGSKSNIATAETESVLFGPGYIEEKILGLTFRIRANSFFQTNTEQAELLYQAGFELLKPLPSDRLLDLYCGTGTIGHLLAPRVSEVVGVEIVPDAVTIARENASVNGIVNVTFLQANVAEYLRGGPEHLRDFDAFIIDPPRAGLHPKALKRILALAPARLLYYSCNPATFARDAQALCDRGYRMSEVQPVDMFPHTRHIELVALFSR